Genomic DNA from Paenibacillus sp. KS-LC4:
ATTCCAACATGTTGACTCAGTGGAATAGTTGCTTTCCAAACACCATTTTGAATTTTTTCACCCTCATGCCACACCTGGCCCTGATCCTGTGTTGACCATGTAGGGAACCTCACAGATGTTGCTCCAACATCTACCCCATAAGCAATAATGTCATAAGAAGCATTGGAACTACTCGTTTCTTCAGGGGCTGCTACGCCTTCCGTCACTTCAACAGTAAAATTAGCAATCCCCAATTTGTTACCAACGGTATCATACGTATAAATATGAGTAACATAGCTACCTTTTTCATAATTGTGCTCATTAAATGGTATCCACACTTTCCATGTGCCTTGCGAAACCTTTACGCCCTCACTCCATACCAAATCATCTTGTCCATTTAGAATTGTCCACGTGGGGAATTGAACTTTGGTTACTCTATCGCCTACTCCGTCTACATACACCTCATAACCCTTTGCTGTCAGACTAGGTTTAGTTGGAATTCGGATACTGGTCGTGTGCTTGACTATTGTATTGCTTGAATTCCAAAGTGTATTTCCTACATAAATATCTGTCGAATAAAGACCAATCCCAACATGCTCACTGAAAGGTACTATGATTTTCCAGATACCCTCTATCACTTTCTCCCCTTCTCTCCAAACTGGCACAGGATCCTGCGAGGTCGACGTTTTAAAACGAACATTTGTCGCATTCGAATCAATGCCATTTACAATAATTTCATAGGACACATTAGAATAACTAGTCTCTTGAGGTGCCAATATAGAAGATACTTCTGTTTTACTTTTAGAAATCAAATTACCAGCAGCATCATAATTATAAGAAATTTTATATTGTTTATTACCATCCGTTGTATATATAGCTATTAATCTATTGGAATCATCATACTCATAATAATACGAAGCCGCATAAATAGAATTTTGATAAACAAATAAAATAGCAATAGCTACAATCAAGCTTATAACAAATTTAAAATTTCTCTGTCTATCCCTTTGATAGACTATTTGAATAAAATTCAACATTTTAAAACCCTCCAAGTAAAATAATAAAAACATCAATAAACTGCTTATTACGCAAATACTTCATAATGCTTCTTTTTATACTTCAATTTGTCTCACAAAAAAATTTACAGCTCATATGTGCCCCCTGCTTACTTCACATCTGACTATTATTGAATAAACAATTTTTCACGTAACTTATAATTTAACATAAATTAGATCTTTGTAAAAGTTTAGATTTATAATTTAATCTCTTTAGGATTTAAGAATACGCTCCCTTAATCTAAAGCTATAAAAAAAAGCCCACCCCGTAAAATTACGGACTGGGCAATAACTACCATATTTTGTATTTTTACCAATAATCCTGTTACTTCAACCCAAATGCCTGCTCCAGCTCCACAATCCGCGACTGCTCCATATGCACTATCGCCCCAATATTTTTCGCTGAAATCGTTGCTTTCGCGCTGTATTCGGCGACCTCCAGACGGTCGAAGGCGTTCAGCAGGCTTTGCCCGGTGACGATGACGCAGTCATTTTCGGCAATGACGATCGGCGTATTCTCCTGAAAAAGCTGTGCCGCCTCCTGCGGCTTCGTATACAATTCTCCATACGGCAGCTTAGGAATATTCCGCAGCAAAATATAGCTTTCCGGGATCGTCCGCGAATCCAGCAGCTCCGCTGTCACAGCAAACGCCATAATGTTAGGCGGATGGGCAATAATAACCGAGTTCACATGCCGCTGCGTCTCATAAATATGCTGGTGAAACTGCACCGAGCGGCTAGGCACCTTGCCTGCCTCTTTCTTCCCGCCGTCGATGCGCACGAGATCCGCTGGCTCCACATATTTACGGTCCTGATCATACGGCGTAATAATGAAGGAATTTTCACCGACCCGATGGGAAAAGGTCCCCTGCGTGCTCGTAAACAGCCGCTGATCGTAAGAACGCTTAATGAGCTTGCACATTTCCCGCCGTGCTTCCTTCTCCTCACTGCTGTAAAAGTCAGGTACAAACTCCTCCAGCAGCACCTCGCGCGTATCCGCCAGCTGCTCGGCTGCCAGCGTTATTGGCGTCCCGATCCGATTTGCCTGTATCTCCATCCGCGCGCAATATTCAAGCGTCTCGAATCTTTGAAAGGCTTCGAATAAATCGCCGCCGCCCACCACGACGCCGTGATTTTCCAGCATAATCGTGTTCAAGCCCTCGCTGAATACATCCGCTATATTTTCACCCAGCTCCGCGCTTCCCGGCAAGCCGTATTTCGCCATGCCCACCTCGCCGCAGATCAAATAGTCATTCGGCAGCAGGCGGACATTGGGCACTTTACGCACCATGCTGAACGCCACAAGCGCTGGTGGATGAGCATGAACAACCGTTCGAATATCCGGCCTTCTGCGATAAATCATCTGATGAAACGGGTATTCGCTCGATGGCCTATGATTGCCTGCAATCGTACCGTCCGCCTTCACACAAACGATGTCCTGCCGCGTCAGCTCACCCTTATCCATTCCCGCAGGCGTAATCCAAAGATCGCCATTATCGTCCAAAAGCGATAAATTGCCCCCTGACGTCGTCGTCATGCCATAGCCGTAAATGCGCTCCATCATCATAACCAGCTGATCAGAAGGATGTAATAAGGTAAATTCCATTTGCGCGTCCCCCTTTTTCGTATTCAACATCTTTGTTTATATTGTATTACTTTTGTTTGTTTTTGAAAGTGATTTTTCTAACATGACAAAAAAAGAATGCCCCAGGCCCGTAGCTAGCCTCGAAGCATTCCCCTTTTTCAACCTTCTCAATAATCCATATATTCCCTTATTTTATTTCCTGCGCTCTCGCCATATGCAAGCTAAAGCTTGCGCTCCCGTCTGCGGGCAACGCCAGAGG
This window encodes:
- a CDS encoding GBS Bsp-like repeat-containing protein; its protein translation is MLNFIQIVYQRDRQRNFKFVISLIVAIAILFVYQNSIYAASYYYEYDDSNRLIAIYTTDGNKQYKISYNYDAAGNLISKSKTEVSSILAPQETSYSNVSYEIIVNGIDSNATNVRFKTSTSQDPVPVWREGEKVIEGIWKIIVPFSEHVGIGLYSTDIYVGNTLWNSSNTIVKHTTSIRIPTKPSLTAKGYEVYVDGVGDRVTKVQFPTWTILNGQDDLVWSEGVKVSQGTWKVWIPFNEHNYEKGSYVTHIYTYDTVGNKLGIANFTVEVTEGVAAPEETSSSNASYDIIAYGVDVGATSVRFPTWSTQDQGQVWHEGEKIQNGVWKATIPLSQHVGIGLYTTHIYVGNTFWKLSTTTVKHTTSIRIPSEVSLAAGGYEVYVDGVGERVKKVRFPTWTNLNGQDDLVWSEGEKVAEGTWKVWIPFSEHNYEKGSYITHIYTYDAVGNKLGIANRTVEVKEGVAASVETSSSNASYDIIAYGIDTAATSVKFSTWSVKDQNAIFNEGTKIQAGVWKVTIPFSEHVGIGLYTTNIYVDNVLWKINSTTVKHTTSLRIPKEVNLTAGGYEIYIDGVGDRVTRVRFPTWTTLNGQDDLVWNEGEKVAQGTWKVWIPFNQHNNEKGSYITHVYTYDAAGNNLGIENGIVIVK
- a CDS encoding class II aldolase/adducin family protein — translated: MEFTLLHPSDQLVMMMERIYGYGMTTTSGGNLSLLDDNGDLWITPAGMDKGELTRQDIVCVKADGTIAGNHRPSSEYPFHQMIYRRRPDIRTVVHAHPPALVAFSMVRKVPNVRLLPNDYLICGEVGMAKYGLPGSAELGENIADVFSEGLNTIMLENHGVVVGGGDLFEAFQRFETLEYCARMEIQANRIGTPITLAAEQLADTREVLLEEFVPDFYSSEEKEARREMCKLIKRSYDQRLFTSTQGTFSHRVGENSFIITPYDQDRKYVEPADLVRIDGGKKEAGKVPSRSVQFHQHIYETQRHVNSVIIAHPPNIMAFAVTAELLDSRTIPESYILLRNIPKLPYGELYTKPQEAAQLFQENTPIVIAENDCVIVTGQSLLNAFDRLEVAEYSAKATISAKNIGAIVHMEQSRIVELEQAFGLK